From the genome of Aerococcus sanguinicola:
CTGGGGCGCTTTGCCTATGCCTTACTTTTCCCATGGTGCTTGGTGATGATTATCTTCCTGAACGGGGAGTTAACGACTTCTAATATGATGTATTTCGCCAATGGCTTGTACCGCAAAGTGGTGAAGCCAGCGGATGCTGCTAAGGTCTTAGCTCTATGTACCTTATTTAACTTAATTGGCTGTGTGGCAATTGCTTGGGTGCTGAGTCAGACTTTAGGCTTTAATGATATCGATGCCAGCCATTATTTAATTTCAGCCGTCCAAGGCAAGATTGATAAGTCTTATGGCCTCGTCTTCCTGGATGGGATTGTAGCCAATATGTTAGTTAATATCACCGTTATCGGCATCATGTTCATGAAAGATAACAGCACCAAAATTCCTTATATTCTAGGGATTATCTTTATCTTTGCCTTCTACGGCTTTGAGCACGTCATTGCCAACTTCGTCACTTATTCCCTGGCAGCTTTCACCCTGCCTTCTGCGATCGAAGGTTTTACCCTAAGCCATGTGCTCCTGCAGTGGCTAGTGGCCTGGTTAGGTAACTTCGTCGGTGGGGGTGTCGTGATGGGGATCGGCTATGGCTTCCTTAACAAGGGGCAAGATATCTATACCGATTAATCAAAAGCAAAAAGTCTCCTTCAGTAGAGGAGGCTTTTTTGTTGGAGGTTTAGAGCTGTTTGTATTAGTGAGTAGGTGGGCTGGTAACTTTCAAATCTTGGCTTTGTTTGCGAGTTGGGGAGTGGCAAGTTTCAAATCGCAGCCTTATTTGAGAGTCGGGCAGTTGGAACTTTCGAATATGGGGGCCGTTTGCAAGTAGGACGTCAGCAACTTTCGAATCTCAGGACCGTTTGCAAGTAGGACGTCGGCAACTTTCAAATCTCAGGATCATTTGCAAGTTGCCGATCAAGAATTCTCAAATGGATTCTTGATTAACAACTTGATCGGCTATTAACTTTCTTCTTCAAATTTAAGAATACAATGAGAATTAAGCGTTCGGGTTTACCTTCATCTGGAAACAGCGTAGAATAGGTCTATTGAATATTTGGAGGTTATTATGTATAAAGGTGTAATTGTTGAGGCCCTGGTGCTGGTCGTTTTTGCCGTGGTTGGGCATTTCATTGGTGAGCGCCTGCCGGAGCGGGTGCGGAAGGCTTGCATGCAGATGATCGGGGTTGTCGTGCTCTATCTGGGAATTTCTGGGGCCAGTGATTCTAAGAATTTAATTGTCTTATTAATGAGTCTCTTATTAGGGACCATTATTGGTGAATTTATTAATATTGAAGGAGCCCTAGACCGAGGGAGTAAGGCAATCCAAAACAAGGTAGCTAGTGGGGAAGAGGCGTCGCTCTTTGCGGAGGGTTTCGTGACGGCCAGCTTGGTCATCTGTGTGGGGGCGATGACCGTGCTTGGGGCCCTCCAATCTGGCCTGAACGGTGACCACAGCTTGCTCTATACTAAGTCGGTAATTGTTGCGGTGAGTTCGCTTATTTTCGGGTCAACTTACGGGATTGGGGCTGCTTTTGCGGCGCTCTCTGTCTTGGTCTATGAAGGTGGTCTGGTGACCCTAGCTGCCTGGATTGCGCCTTACCTGACGCCAGCTGTGGTGGCAGAGATGTCTGGGGCCGGCTCCATTATCCTGGTTGGCCTGGGTTTGAATATGCTAGAAATCACCGACATCCGGGTGACCAATCAGATCCCAGCAATTTTTATGCCTATTATCCTATTGCCTCTTTACAATCTCTTCTAAATTTAGCTGAAAAATCTCGAAATAAGCCTTGCTTTTTTAATTTAGGCATGCTATTATGCAATAGTTGAAAATAATTCAATACTTACCGAAGACAGTTAGTGGCCCAAGCCTTAATTTCTAACCGAGGGAGATCGAGATTCACCGCATCAGGTGTTAGATAGTTCTCTATGTCTTCAGTGACATGGAGTTTTTTTATTGCTCGGCAATAGAAACTCTGATTAATCTTATGGAGGTGAAATAATTGAGCGAACAAGCAATTGCTAAGAAACAAGAAGAAGTTAACGTATTGGTTGACCGTATTAAAAATGCAAAATCAATCATCGTTGTTGACTACTTAGGTTTAACTGTTCAAGAAGCAACTGAATTGCGTAGCCAATTACGTGCAGAAAATGTATCATTCAAAGTTATCAAAAATACGATGATGCGTCGTGCCTTAGACACTTTAGGTGTTGAATACCACGAAGAAGTCTTCCAAGGCCCTACTGCCGTAGCATTTGGTGAAGAAGACGCAGTTGCACCTGCACGTATCTTGAAGAACTTCTCTAAAGAAGCAGAAGCTTTAGAATTAAAAGGCGGCGTCATCGAAGGCAAAACCTTAACTAAAGAAGAAATCAGCAAGATTGCTTCCCTACCAGGTCGCGAAGGTTTACTTTCAATGCTCTTATCTGTATTGCAAGCACCTGTCCGCAACGTGGCATATGCAGTCAAAGCTGTACAAGACCAAAAAGCAGAAGAAGAAGGCGCAGCTTAATTATTTGGCTGCCTAGATCCAAACAAATCATTTAAAAAACGGAGGAATAAAAAATGGCTTTAAACATTGAACAAATCATTGCTGATTTAAAAGAATCATCAATCTTAGAATTAGCAGACTTAGTATCTGCTATTGAAGAAGAATTCGGCGTTTCTGCTGCTGCTCCTGTAGCTGCTGCAGGTGCTGGTGCTGACGCAGGCGCTGCTGAAGAAAAAACTGACTTCGACGTTGAATTAACAGATGCAGGCGCTGCTAAGATCAAAGTTATCAAAGCAGTTCGTGAAGCAACTGGTCTTGGCTTGAAAGAAGCTAAAGAATTAGTTGACGGCGCTCCAGCTGTTATTAAAGAAGGTCTTCCTAAAGAAGAAGCAGAAGCCCTTAAAGCAGCTATCGAAGAAGCTGGCGGTTCAGCAGAACTTAAATAATCTACTTCGGATTAATAATGAAGAGACCAGGCCAAAAGCCTGGTCTTTTTTATTAAGGGTGCGAGAAAGAGCGTTTAGACTTGAATGATTGGAGGCTCATCGAAAAAGGCTGACTTTGGTCAGACGTTTCGATGAGCTGAAATCACTTCAAGTCTGCTCTTGCGAGCCTGACTACCGGGTGCGAGGGCTGGCGGGAGAAATAGAGCTCTGGAGCCAAAAGCCAGAGAAGACTGAAAGTCTTCGGCGGATTTTGGTGAAGAGGAGCTATTTCTGCCTTTGCGAGCCCGACTAGATAGAGTATGAACAAGAGCAGCCAATCCACAATTGTTGGGGTCGGGTGTGTGTTGGCAAGGGTTAGCACACAATCGTAGCCTTCGAGTGTGGCTTGGTAAGAAATAATCCACATTTGAAGCCCTCAAGTGTGGATTGGCAAAAATTAACACTCAATGGTGACCGTTGAGTGTGGGTTGATAAGACTTAGCACACAATCGAGACCTCCGACTGTGTATTGCTAGCCCTTTATAAATCTTGTCCAGCAAATCAAAAGTAAAAAACACTGCATTAAGCAGTTTAGGACGCCCATTTTCTGGTCGCTATCAGCTTGGTGCAGTGTTTTTTATTCTATTTTTAATTAAGCTTGGATGGCTTGGACGATTTCCTTGGCATAGGCTTCGACGACTGGGGCGCTGTTTGTGCCGTGTTTGGCGATGAGTTTGACAATGGCAGAGCCGATGATGGCGCCGTCTGATGCCTGGGACATTTCCCGGGCCTGGTCAGGGGTGGCAATGCCGAAGCCGACTGCGACGGGGATGTCGGTGGCTTGGCGGATGCTCTTGACGATACTTGGGATATCGGTTTGGATATTTTGGCGGACGCCTGTTACACCCAGGCTGGAGACGAGGTAGAGGAAGCCTTCTGCTTCGCTAGCGATGGTTTGGATCCGTTCCTTACTGGAGGGAGCGACCATGGAGATTAGGGTAATCCCGTGCTGGTCACAGGCAGCCTGGAAAAGGCCTTTTTCTTCATAGGGGGCGTCGGGAATGATGACACCGTCGATGCCTGCGTCAGCTGCTTTTTCCATGAAGCGGTCGGTGCCGTAAGCGAAGATGGGGTTGGCATAGGTCATGAAGACGAGCGGGGTGTCATGCTTTTGGCGGATGCGGCGCACGAGGTCGAAGATTTGGTCGAGTTTGACTTCCTTAGACAGGGCGCGTTCGTCTGCGGCTTGGATGGTCTCGCCCTCAGCGACGGGGTCGGAGAAAGGAATCCCTAATTCTACGAGATTAGCGCCAGCAGTGATGAGGCTGTCAACTACAGCTTCGGTAGTGGCCAGATCAGGGTCGCCACAGGTAATGAAGGGGATGAAGGCCTTGGTCTGGAAGGCGGCTTGGATGCGTTGGGTACTTGGCTTAGTCGTCATAGATTTCTACTCCTTTATAGCGGGCGATGGCGGCCACGTCTTTGTCACCGCGGCCGGAAAGGGTGATCATTACACTCTGGTCTTTGTCCAGTGTTGGGATAACTTTGAGGGCATAGGCGATCGCATGGGCACTCTCGATGGCAGGGATAATCCCCTCGAGCCGGGAGAGGTATTCGAAGGCAGCGACTGCTTCGTCATCGGTGGCAGGGACATAGTTCACCCGGCCGGTATCGTGGAAGTGGGCGTGTTCAGGGCCAATGCCTGGGTAGTCGAGGCCGGCAGAGATGGAATAGACGGGGGCAATTTGTCCGTCTTCATCCTGGCAGAAGTAGGATTTCATGCCGTGGAAGATGCCTTCCTTGCCGGTTGCAATGGTCGCTGCGGTTCGTTCGGTGTGGATGCCCTTACCGGCTGCTTCGACACCGTAGAGTTGGACCTCTTCGTCATTGAGAAATTCGTAGAAGGAACCGATGGCGTTGGACCCACCGCCGACACAGGCGAAGACCATATCGGGTAACTTCCCGGTTTGGTCGAGGAATTGTTGGCGGGCTTCCCGACTGATCACGCGTTGGAATTCGCGGACGATGGTTGGGAAGGGGTGGGGGCCCATGGTTGAACCGATACAATAGTGGGAGTTTTCGAAGTTGGCACTCCAGTCCTTGAGTGCCTCATTGACGGCATCCTTCAGGGTCTGGGTCCCGCTTTCAACGGCAATCACTTGACTGCCCAGCAGTTCCATCCGGTAGACGTTGAGGGCCTGACGTTCGGTATCTTCTTTACCCATATAGACCACACATTCCATATCGAGGAGGGCGGCGGCTGTTGCAGTGGCTACCCCGTGCTGACCGGCCCCTGTTTCAGCGATCAAGCGGGTCTTGCCCATGGCTTTAGCGAGCAGGGCTTGACCGAGGGCGTTGTTGATTTTGTGGGCGCCGGTGTGGTTGAGGTCTTCGCGCTTCAAGTAAACTTTGGCCCCGCCTAGGTCCTTAGTCAGGCGGTCGGCATAGTAGAGGAGGGAAGGGCGGCCGGCATATTCTTTGAGCAGGCGCTGGTAGTTGTCGAGGAAGTCCTGGTCGTGGATGAAGTGGTCGAAGGCTTCTTCAAGCTCTAGACAGGCGTTCATGAGGGTTTCTGGGACAAAATAGCCCCCGTGTTTACCAAAATAACTCTCTTTTGTCATCGTATAATTCCTTTCATTTATGGCTAGTCTTATGGGATAGAGCGGACAATCTGACAAACAGCTTTGGCCTTGTCGTAGTCCTTGTGGCCGTCTGCGCCTTCAATACCTGAGGAGATATCGACGACCTCAGGCTGGGTCGTTCGGATGGCTTCTGCTAGATTGCTGGCATTGAGTCCACCCGCGAGGAAGAAGGTCTTGGCCCGGTGCTTGTCTGGGCGGGCGCTGATCAGGTCCCAGTTGAAGGCCTGGCCGCTGCCGCCACGGACGTGCTTGTTGTAGGCATCATAGAGATAGGCGTCGCAAGGTAGGTCGACTTGGAAGGAATCCTTATCCTTAATGGCCAGGGCTTTGATAATGGGCGCCTGGCACAGCTGGCGCAGCTTGTCGATATAGGCTCGGTCTTCGTCACCGTGGAGCTGGACGACTTGGATAATACCGGCATCGACATAGGCTTGGATGGTTTCTGGTTCTTCATTAACGAAGACGCCGACGCAGGGGATATCTGGGTCCAGGGCCTGGCGGAGCTCTTGGGCGGTGTCTTGGTCAATCCGACGCTTGCTTTCGGCTAGGATGAAGCCGACATAGTCCGGTTTGAGCTCATTACAGATGGCCACATCGTCTAAATTTTTGAGGCCGCAGAATTTGAGCTTAGTCATGATAGTCACCTCGCAGTTGGGAGAGAACCTGGCCCTTGTTTTCAGCCCGCATCAAGCTTTCGCCAATAAGTAGGGCGTTCACCTTGCCGGCTTCTAAGCGGGCCACTTGGTCACGCTGGGAAACGCCACTTTCGGCGACAAAAACAATGTCTTCAGGAACGTGTTGGCGGAGGCGCTGGGTATTGTCCAGGTCTACGGTGAAGGTCTTCAAATCGCGGTTGTTGACCCCGATAATTCGTGCCCCGATGGCCTTGGCCCGCTCGATTTCTTCTAGGTCGTGGCATTCGACCAGGGCATCTAGATTCAAGTCATGGGCCAGTTTTTGGAAGTGGGCCAGGTCCTCGTCATTCAGGATAGAGACGATCAGGAGGACGGCATTGGCACCCAAGAGTTTGGCCTCGTAGATCTGATAGGCAGTGAAGATAAAGTCCTTGCGCAGGAGGGGCAGGCTAGTGGCTTGGCGGACCGCCCGGAAATCTTGGTCGGACCCTTGGAAGAAGTCGGGTTCGGTCAAGATGGAGATGGCTGAGGCCCCGGCCGCTTGGTAGGCCTGGGCAATGTCAGCAGGCTGGTAGTCCGCTTGGATCAGGCCTTTTGAAGGGCTAGCCTTCTTGCATTCACAGATAAAGTGGAAGCGGTCCTGTTGGCTGAGAGTATTATAGAAGGGAAAGGGTGCTTCCTGGCTGAGGTCGATAGCCTGGCAAGCGGCTTCTAATTCGGCGAGGGGCTTTTGGCTCATTCGCTCCTGGTAACGGATTTTGCGCTTTTGGACAATGTCGTCGAGTATCATAGGAACCTCCTTAAACGGTTTGGCTGGCTTGGATAACTTCTTCTAATTTCTTAGCAGCAGCTCCAGTTTGGATGAGCTGGCGGGCTTCTTCAATACCATCCCCTAGGCTATAGCCGTCTTTAACGAGGGCAATGGCCAGTCCGGCATTGAGAAGCACGGTATCGGACTTGGCATCTTGGCGCGTGCCTTGGAGAATTTCGCGGGTGATTTGCGCATTTTCAGCAGGTTCGCCACTGACCAAGTCTTCTAGCTGGCAGTAGTCAAAGCCGTAGTCCTTGGGGTTGAAGACGAAGTAGTTGATCTCGCCATCGCGCAGGGTGGCCACGTGGCTGGTCGTAGTGAGGGTGATTTCATCCAGGCCGTCATCACCGGAGAAGACCATGGCCCGTTTAAGGCCGAGTTTCTTTAAGACTTGAATCAGGGGTTCGATCAGAGCGGAATCGTAGACGCCCAACATTTGATAGTTGCAGTTGGCCGGATTAGCCAGTGGGCCGAGGATATTGAAGACGGTGCGGATCCCCATTTGCCGGCGAAGTTCTGCCACATAGCGCATGGCGGGGTGGTATTTTTGGCTAAAGAGGAAGGTCATGCCTGTCTTTTCTAAGACCTCCTCAGCTTCATCGGCGGAAAGGTCCAGCTGGATGCCTAATTGTTCCATACAGTCGGCGCTTCCTGACTTACTGGAGGCGCTGCGGTTGCCGTGCTTGGTCACAGGGATGCCTGCTGCGGCAATGACGAAGGATGAGGTGGTTGAGATATTGAAGGTATTGGCGCCGTCTCCCCCAGTGCCCACAATGTCTAGGGAATCTGTCGGGTGTTCGACCTGGGTTGCGAAAGCCCGCATGACATCAGCAAAGGCAGAAATTTCATCGATCGATTCGCCCTTGAGCCGGAGCGCGGTCAGTAAGGTTGCGATTTCCACGTCACTTACCTCACCACCCATGATGGCTTTCATGATATCTTCGGATAATTGATAATCGAGGTTATTGCCGGCAACGACTTCTTTAATGGCTGTTTTCACTTTTGTTGCTGTTGTCATGGTTGTTTCCTCCTATTTTTAAAAAGTATAAATAAATTAAATTAAGCTAAATAAAAAGACTCCTGTCCCTTACAAGGGACAAGAGTCTGAAGAATCAGTTTCCTGCGGTACCACCCAAATTGGCATTTTGCCTACGCAAAAATACCCACTTTGCTCACGTACTAACATACGTGCTTGGAGCTAACGGTTCAAGCTTCCGTAACTTACTAATAGCCGAGGCGTTGTAAGTTCCTTTAATGAGTCCATTCCTTCTCTTAATGCCGCGTTCTCAATCAATAACGACTCCCTGTCCGTTAAAAAGAAGTACTACTCTCATAGAAATTTAATCTTTATTAGGATTTGTTAATATAATAACGGGTCATTTGACCAAAGTCAAGGGAAAAAGTGAAAAAATCACCCTTGATCGGAAAAAGAGAGAGTGTGACAAAAGTCGTTTAGCCCTGAATCACTGGAGCGAACTATGGGAGATTGTTGGCAAACAATCGGACATAGTTTGTGAAGTGGAGGTCAGGGCTGACTTTTGGAACAGGTTTTTGAAAAAGTTCGTTGGTTAAAAAGATATTGGAGCTTCTGTCATACTCCCTTCACAGGCCCGGCCTAGCGGTAGACCAGGACAGGGATAGGGGCGTGCTTGACCAAATAAGTCGCATGGCTGCCAAAGTAATCGCTGAGTTGGGCATCGCCATGGCTGCCGATGATGAGCAAGTCGGCTTGGCTGGCTTGGAGGAGGTCTTTGATAATGACCTTAGCGGGGTCGCCGCCCTCAGCAACTAAGCACTGGACCTCTGGGAGGCCTGCTGCTTCTGCCTGGGCCCGGTAGCCAGCAACCTGGTCCAAAAAGGCCTGACGTTTGCCCTGGACTTCCTTGGGGTCGAGGGCTTCATAAACATTGAGCTGACTGGCTTCGAAGACTGAAGCAATACAGAGGGGGCAGCCTTTGTCCTGGGCTAGGTTGATGGCATAGTGGAAGGCTTTTTGGGCTTCCTTGGACCCGTCTACTGCGACGAGGATACGGTCAAAGGTCATCTTATTCATGACTGGTCATCCTTTCATGAGTTCCATGCAATAAACTTTGGTGTTTGGCCTGGAGGCGTTTTTCTCCTTGGTGGATGCCGATAATGGTCCAGGCAAGCAAGGCGAGGACAAGGATAATGACGAGGTAAGCGACTTGGTGGGACCAGGAGATGGCTGTGGCGCTGGCTTGGTCACCTAGGAAGGCTTCGAATTGTTGGGGCAGGCCGATTAAGTTGAGATAGGTCAAGCTCACAACGGACAGCCAGCCTAGCCCGCTGATAATTAGGGAGTTTTTAAAGCGTCCCTTCATCTCCAGCTTATTGTTGGTCATCATGAGCAAGGGGACGATGGAGAAGGGGAGGGCGAAGGCTAAGAAGACTTGGGAATTATTCATGAGATTATTCAAGGCAGTGTGCTCTTCAACCGTGGACTGGCCTTGGGTCACCCAGACACAGATAATGACCGGAATCACAGAGAGCAAGCGGGTGATTAAACGACGGGCCCAGATTGGCATCCGCATATGGATAAAGCCTTCCATGATAACTTGGCCGGTGAGGGTTCCGGTGATGGTTGAATTCTGTCCAGAAGCTAAGAGGGCCAGGGCAAAGAGGGTAGAGAGGAGGCCCGTCCGAGCAACAGCCGCCAGGGGTCCCGTTGCCATAGCGTCCGGTTGGGAGAGGGCCTGGTAGAGTCCGAAGAAGGAGGGATCAGTGACCGTGCCAGTCTTAAAGACTGCAACCCCCATGATGAGGAGTAAGGCATTGACAAAGAAAGCCAAGGTTAATTGGATATTGGAGTCCCAAGTGGTGAAACGGATCGCCGATTGGATGGCTTGGGGCTTTTGGTGGTCAATCTGCCGGGTTTGGGAGACGGCAGAGTGGAGGTAGAGGTTATGGGGCATGACGGTGGCCCCGATGATTCCAAGGGCTCCGGTTAAGGGCGTCTGGCCGCCAATTTCAGGTTCCCTGGCGAAACTTTTACCAGTTGGGATAAAGCCTTCCAAGAGTGCGGCCCAGTCAGGTTTAGAGAGGGCGACTTGGTAGACGAAGATAAATAAGATCACAAAGATTAAGCAGACGACCAAGGCCTCGATCTTGCGGAAGCCCACCTTGCTGAGGAGTAAGAGCAGGAGGACGTCGAAAACCGTGATCAGGACAGCTAGGAACATGGGAATATGGAAGAGCAGGTAGAGGGCGATGGCTGCCCCGATGACTTCTGCCACATCGGTTGCCATAATCGCAAGTTCCGTGATGATCCAGAGAATGAAACCTAAAGGACGGGAGGTTCGAGCGCGGATGGCTTGGGCCAGATCCATCTGGGTAACGATGCCGAGTTTGGCTGCCATGTACTGGAGGAGCATAGCGATCAGGCTGGACATGAGGATGACCGACATGAGCAAGTAGCCGAAGTTTTGCCCGCCGGTAATGGAAGTCGACCAGTTGCCTGGGTCCATATAACCCACAGCGACTAGGGCACCGGGGCCGGAATAGGCAAGTAGGGTGCGCCAGAAGCCCTTGCCTTGGGGGACGCTGATACTGCCATTGATCTCTTCTAGGGAAGGGCCATTGGCATGCTCGAATAAATGATGGTTGGGACTTTCTTTTGACAAAGCGAACACCACTTTCTAGACTAAATGATTTTACGTTCATATATATCATACGCTCATCTTTAAGCTGTGCAAGAAGTTATTTTTAGGTTAACCAAATTAAATGCAAAAAAATCGCGAATCATGCAATTGTTAGCAAATGGGGAATTTTTTAGCGATAGGTCTATTGAAGGCATGTTCAAATATTCACAATAATGTTTTATAATCATTTCGAAAGGAAAAGGAGGAGAGAATTATGAAAGCAATTGTTGCAACCGAAGACCATAAAGCTAAAGTTGTTGATAAAGAGCTCAGGCCCCTAGAATATGGGGAAGCCTTGCTCGACATGGAGTGTTGCGGGGTTTGCCATACTGACTTGCATGTGAAGAACGCTGATTTTGGCGATGTTTCGGGTGTCGTCCTAGGCCATGAAGGGATCGGCGTCGTGAAGGAAGTTGGCCCAGGAGTCACTTCCTTAAAAGTAGGCGACCGGGCGAGCGTGGCTTGGTTCTTCGAAGGCTGCGGGCACTGTGAATACTGCATCTCCGGTCGGGAAACCCTCTGTCGCCAGGTGAAGAATGCTGGCTATACAGCTGATGGGGGCATGGCCCAAGAATGTATCGTCACGGCCGACTATGCGGTTAAAGTGCCAGAAGGCTTAGGCTCAGCGGAAGCCTCCTCG
Proteins encoded in this window:
- the rplJ gene encoding 50S ribosomal protein L10 — translated: MSEQAIAKKQEEVNVLVDRIKNAKSIIVVDYLGLTVQEATELRSQLRAENVSFKVIKNTMMRRALDTLGVEYHEEVFQGPTAVAFGEEDAVAPARILKNFSKEAEALELKGGVIEGKTLTKEEISKIASLPGREGLLSMLLSVLQAPVRNVAYAVKAVQDQKAEEEGAA
- a CDS encoding Nramp family divalent metal transporter — protein: MSKESPNHHLFEHANGPSLEEINGSISVPQGKGFWRTLLAYSGPGALVAVGYMDPGNWSTSITGGQNFGYLLMSVILMSSLIAMLLQYMAAKLGIVTQMDLAQAIRARTSRPLGFILWIITELAIMATDVAEVIGAAIALYLLFHIPMFLAVLITVFDVLLLLLLSKVGFRKIEALVVCLIFVILFIFVYQVALSKPDWAALLEGFIPTGKSFAREPEIGGQTPLTGALGIIGATVMPHNLYLHSAVSQTRQIDHQKPQAIQSAIRFTTWDSNIQLTLAFFVNALLLIMGVAVFKTGTVTDPSFFGLYQALSQPDAMATGPLAAVARTGLLSTLFALALLASGQNSTITGTLTGQVIMEGFIHMRMPIWARRLITRLLSVIPVIICVWVTQGQSTVEEHTALNNLMNNSQVFLAFALPFSIVPLLMMTNNKLEMKGRFKNSLIISGLGWLSVVSLTYLNLIGLPQQFEAFLGDQASATAISWSHQVAYLVIILVLALLAWTIIGIHQGEKRLQAKHQSLLHGTHERMTSHE
- a CDS encoding DUF554 domain-containing protein, yielding MYKGVIVEALVLVVFAVVGHFIGERLPERVRKACMQMIGVVVLYLGISGASDSKNLIVLLMSLLLGTIIGEFINIEGALDRGSKAIQNKVASGEEASLFAEGFVTASLVICVGAMTVLGALQSGLNGDHSLLYTKSVIVAVSSLIFGSTYGIGAAFAALSVLVYEGGLVTLAAWIAPYLTPAVVAEMSGAGSIILVGLGLNMLEITDIRVTNQIPAIFMPIILLPLYNLF
- the rplL gene encoding 50S ribosomal protein L7/L12, with the translated sequence MALNIEQIIADLKESSILELADLVSAIEEEFGVSAAAPVAAAGAGADAGAAEEKTDFDVELTDAGAAKIKVIKAVREATGLGLKEAKELVDGAPAVIKEGLPKEEAEALKAAIEEAGGSAELK
- the trpC gene encoding indole-3-glycerol phosphate synthase TrpC gives rise to the protein MILDDIVQKRKIRYQERMSQKPLAELEAACQAIDLSQEAPFPFYNTLSQQDRFHFICECKKASPSKGLIQADYQPADIAQAYQAAGASAISILTEPDFFQGSDQDFRAVRQATSLPLLRKDFIFTAYQIYEAKLLGANAVLLIVSILNDEDLAHFQKLAHDLNLDALVECHDLEEIERAKAIGARIIGVNNRDLKTFTVDLDNTQRLRQHVPEDIVFVAESGVSQRDQVARLEAGKVNALLIGESLMRAENKGQVLSQLRGDYHD
- a CDS encoding universal stress protein; amino-acid sequence: MNKMTFDRILVAVDGSKEAQKAFHYAINLAQDKGCPLCIASVFEASQLNVYEALDPKEVQGKRQAFLDQVAGYRAQAEAAGLPEVQCLVAEGGDPAKVIIKDLLQASQADLLIIGSHGDAQLSDYFGSHATYLVKHAPIPVLVYR
- the trpD gene encoding anthranilate phosphoribosyltransferase, which translates into the protein MTTATKVKTAIKEVVAGNNLDYQLSEDIMKAIMGGEVSDVEIATLLTALRLKGESIDEISAFADVMRAFATQVEHPTDSLDIVGTGGDGANTFNISTTSSFVIAAAGIPVTKHGNRSASSKSGSADCMEQLGIQLDLSADEAEEVLEKTGMTFLFSQKYHPAMRYVAELRRQMGIRTVFNILGPLANPANCNYQMLGVYDSALIEPLIQVLKKLGLKRAMVFSGDDGLDEITLTTTSHVATLRDGEINYFVFNPKDYGFDYCQLEDLVSGEPAENAQITREILQGTRQDAKSDTVLLNAGLAIALVKDGYSLGDGIEEARQLIQTGAAAKKLEEVIQASQTV
- the trpA gene encoding tryptophan synthase subunit alpha — protein: MTTKPSTQRIQAAFQTKAFIPFITCGDPDLATTEAVVDSLITAGANLVELGIPFSDPVAEGETIQAADERALSKEVKLDQIFDLVRRIRQKHDTPLVFMTYANPIFAYGTDRFMEKAADAGIDGVIIPDAPYEEKGLFQAACDQHGITLISMVAPSSKERIQTIASEAEGFLYLVSSLGVTGVRQNIQTDIPSIVKSIRQATDIPVAVGFGIATPDQAREMSQASDGAIIGSAIVKLIAKHGTNSAPVVEAYAKEIVQAIQA
- a CDS encoding phosphoribosylanthranilate isomerase encodes the protein MTKLKFCGLKNLDDVAICNELKPDYVGFILAESKRRIDQDTAQELRQALDPDIPCVGVFVNEEPETIQAYVDAGIIQVVQLHGDEDRAYIDKLRQLCQAPIIKALAIKDKDSFQVDLPCDAYLYDAYNKHVRGGSGQAFNWDLISARPDKHRAKTFFLAGGLNASNLAEAIRTTQPEVVDISSGIEGADGHKDYDKAKAVCQIVRSIP
- a CDS encoding formate/nitrite transporter family protein, coding for MNDKITAAINKKVALANTSVWQYGLRAIFAGIYLGIGCGVAFMTAEQISAVHPDLGRFAYALLFPWCLVMIIFLNGELTTSNMMYFANGLYRKVVKPADAAKVLALCTLFNLIGCVAIAWVLSQTLGFNDIDASHYLISAVQGKIDKSYGLVFLDGIVANMLVNITVIGIMFMKDNSTKIPYILGIIFIFAFYGFEHVIANFVTYSLAAFTLPSAIEGFTLSHVLLQWLVAWLGNFVGGGVVMGIGYGFLNKGQDIYTD
- the trpB gene encoding tryptophan synthase subunit beta, which codes for MTKESYFGKHGGYFVPETLMNACLELEEAFDHFIHDQDFLDNYQRLLKEYAGRPSLLYYADRLTKDLGGAKVYLKREDLNHTGAHKINNALGQALLAKAMGKTRLIAETGAGQHGVATATAAALLDMECVVYMGKEDTERQALNVYRMELLGSQVIAVESGTQTLKDAVNEALKDWSANFENSHYCIGSTMGPHPFPTIVREFQRVISREARQQFLDQTGKLPDMVFACVGGGSNAIGSFYEFLNDEEVQLYGVEAAGKGIHTERTAATIATGKEGIFHGMKSYFCQDEDGQIAPVYSISAGLDYPGIGPEHAHFHDTGRVNYVPATDDEAVAAFEYLSRLEGIIPAIESAHAIAYALKVIPTLDKDQSVMITLSGRGDKDVAAIARYKGVEIYDD